The DNA sequence TCTTCAAGGAAATCCCTCCTGAAAGTTTCATTATATAAAACTAAAGTTCACATTGTAAAACAATTCATTTTATATTATAATTAATTAAGAAAGCTATTGCAAGTATAAAATTTATTTATTTTAAATAAATTGAAGAATTCATATTATGCTATAATATATTGTGTTATAGAAGTTAAAAAGAATATTTATTAAATACAAAATTTTTAAGACGAGGTGTCTAATGATGGAAAAAGTTCAATCTGTAGATAGAGCATTGACTATATTAGAATTATTAGCTGAACATAATGAAGGATTAAGAATAATAGAAATTAGTAAAGAAGTTAATTTGCATAAATCCACAGTTCATAGATTATTAGGTACACTTATCCACAATGGTTATGTAAGACAAGATTTAGAAAATAATAAATATAAAGTAACCTTAAAATTATTTGAATTAGGAAACAAGAAACTAGAAGATATGGACATACTTAATGTATCCAAAACATATTTAGAAAGTTTAATGGAGAGTCTAAATGAAGTAGTCCATTTAGTAATTAGAGATGAAAATGAAATAGTGTATATTGATAAAGTAGAAGCAGACAATACAATTCGCATGGCTTCTAATATAGGTAGGAGAGGTCCGCTACACTGTACATCTGTAGGGAAAGCTATGTTAGCCTATATGAGTGATGAGGAAGTAAAAAGTATTTGGAACAATAGTAAAATAGAGAAATATACTCCAAATACTATTACAGATTTTAATGTTTTAAAAAAAGAACTAGAAATAATAAAAGAAAAAGGATATTCTGTAGATGATGAAGAAAATGAAGTAGGCGTTAGATGCATAGGTGCTCCAATTTTTAATAGGTTTGGAAAAGTAGAAGGAGGTATTAGTATATCAGGACCAAGTATACGTATAACAAAAGGTAGGGTAGAAGATATGGCTAAAGAAGTAATTAAGTACGCTAAAATGGTATCTAGAGAGCTAGGTTATATAGAATAAAGTAAGTTTTTTAGTAGAATATTATTGCAATAAAAAGTTATAATGGTATAATTATATTACACAATC is a window from the Tissierellales bacterium genome containing:
- a CDS encoding IclR family transcriptional regulator, with protein sequence MMEKVQSVDRALTILELLAEHNEGLRIIEISKEVNLHKSTVHRLLGTLIHNGYVRQDLENNKYKVTLKLFELGNKKLEDMDILNVSKTYLESLMESLNEVVHLVIRDENEIVYIDKVEADNTIRMASNIGRRGPLHCTSVGKAMLAYMSDEEVKSIWNNSKIEKYTPNTITDFNVLKKELEIIKEKGYSVDDEENEVGVRCIGAPIFNRFGKVEGGISISGPSIRITKGRVEDMAKEVIKYAKMVSRELGYIE